A region of the Cannabis sativa cultivar Pink pepper isolate KNU-18-1 chromosome 3, ASM2916894v1, whole genome shotgun sequence genome:
ATATTTTATGCCTGCAGAGATGTAACATACAATAATTTAGTGGGAAGTATTCCTTCTTGGGTAAACAATCAACAAAATTTAGACATGTAAGTTTCTTTGACATTTCTTAGTTTGTACCTCAATTTGTGTGTTATGCTTGTTTTACCATAAAGTACAACtagtcttaattaattttatacgtCACTTTGTTGATGCAGTAACTTGGTTGGAAACAATTTTACAATAGATAATTCAAACAACAGGTAAATTTTTCATCATGCAACATAGAAAAATCAATATTCATATTCACTAAGTGAAATTTATTGAGTAAACTACTTTATTATTGCTTTGTGTTATCAGAACTCTTTTTACAAAATTGAACTGCCTTCAAAAAAATTTCCCATGTAATCGAGATCGTCCTCTCTGTAAGTATAATTAGAACAATTTATGTTGGTTATTTCTGATAAAGTCTTTAGCTAAATGTCATATGTTTTCATTTTCTTCTGCAGATTATAACTTTGGCATTAACTCTGGTGGTAATGAAATTAGATCTTCTACTGACAATCTTGTGTATGAAAAAGATGATGAAGCTCTTAGTCCAGCTGCTCATTTTGTCACCAGCTCTGAGAGATGGGGAGTAAGCAATGTTGGACTTTTCGCAGGGAATAGCAATGCTACCTATACAAGTAATTCATTATCTCAATTTCAAAATACTTTAGACCCTGAACTATACCAAACTACAAGGCTTTCTGCTTCATCATTGAGATACTATGGTCTGGGGCTTCAGAATGGAAACTACACTGTCAAACTTCAGTTTGTAGAAACTGCTTTCGACTATCCTAGCAGCTGGAAAAGTTTGGGCAGGCGtatgtttgatatttttatcCAAGTAATTAATGACAGCCTAATTGTCTTGTCCCcaagaatattttcaatcttttttttcAACATTAATGTTCCATCAACTGAATTGTTCTTGCTCTTTATGTCTACCTTATTTGTGTGCAATTATGATAGGGAAAGCTTGAAATAAAAGATTTTGACATCAGAAAGGAGGCTGGTGCAGTCTCTCTCCGAGCAGTCCAGAAGGAATTTAAGGCTCGGGTTTCAGAGAACTACCTTGAAATTCATCTTTATTGGGCTGGGAGAGGAACTTGTTGCATACCAGCTCAAGGTACTTATGGACCATCCATTTCAGCCATCAGTGCTACTCCAGGTAACCAATCTAACATGGTTTCATATGACTTCTTTTTTGGATGATAAATAAAGTCATTCTAAAGaagttatttttcaaattaaaaaaagtagAAACTTAGTCAAACTGTGCCGATCATAGAGTTGAATAGTGTTGTTTGGAGGCAGATTTCGAACCTACAGTTAGTAACATTCCTCCAAGCAATAAGAAGAATCGAACTGGTTTGATTGTGGGGATCATTGTTGGGGCTGTCACTTTCATCCTTTTGTCTGTTGTAGTGGCCTTTTATGTTGTTCAGAGAAGAAAGAAGTCTCAAATGAATGATGATGAAGGTCagcattttttttcttgtatgtTTCACATTAGTTGGTCCTAATTGAAAGAGAAATTAATGATCAGGAAAGTATGATTATTGTATTGTGATATGCAGAGTTCTTGGGGATGGATGTTAAGCCATTCACTTTTGGTTATGCTGAACTAAGGACGGCCACAAATGATTTCGATTCCTCAAATAAGTTGGGAGAAGGAGGATTTGGACCTGTCTACATGGTATATATCATATAAGCTCATTGGAAATATAGAATGCAATAAAATTCTTTTTGACAATTCTTTTGGTATAACTAATAATAGGGAACACTTGAAGATGGAAGAGTAATTGCTGTGAAGCAATTGTCAGTGACTTCTCACCAAGGAAAGAGCCAGTTTGTGGCTGAGATCGCCACGATATCTGCAGTGCAACACCGAAACCTGGTCAAATTATATGGATGTTGTATTGAGGGAGAGAAAAGACTTCTTGTTTATGAGTATTTGGAAAATAAGAGCCTTGATCAAGCACTATATGGTATGAGAATAATGCATTTGTTGCTTATACAAATAACACTAACTGTATTTTAAGAACCAAAAGCTATACTAAACATAACAAATAATGTAACTATCATGATCAGGTAAGAAAAGTTTGAATCTGAACTGGTCAACACGGTTTGACATTTGCTTGGGCATTGCAAGAGGTCTTACTTACCTTCATGAGGAGTCACGGCTTAGAATTGTACACCGAGATGTCAAATCCAGCAACATTCTTCTTGACTCGGATCTCATTCCTAAAATATCTGATTTCGGTTTAGCCAAACTTTATGATGATAAAAAGACTCATATAAGTACAAGAGTTGCAGGAACTATGTAAGACTTTTTCTTTATAATTGAACTTTGTTATGTTTTGTGCTTGTCTTTTCACTGAACTTTTACATTTGTGCTGCAGTGGTTATCTTGCACCTGAATACGCCATGCGTGGACACCTTACAGAGAAAACAGATGTCTATGCATTTGGAGTTGTGGCATTAGAAATCGTTTCTGGCAGACCAAATTCAGACTCAAGCTTAGGTGAAGAAGGAGCTTTTCTTCTTGACTTGGTACTAAAGCCTTTGCCTTTTCTCATGTCTcatataatatttaatgaatTCTAATCTTAGCAAACACAAATTTCACATCATTCATATAGTTCACTAGGCTTGGAATCTAAATGAACATAGATTTTTTATAACATGTCATTTATATAATGCCATCTTACTTTATCAACTTCAAATCTCTTCATACATTTTATCAATAGGCTTGGGATCTACATGAAAAAGACCGTGAAATCGAACTTGTTGATTCAAAACTATCAGAATTTGACGCTGAAGAAGTGAGGAGAACTATAGGAGTAGCTTTTTTATGCACTCAAACATCACCTGTAGCTCGCCCATCAATGTCAAGAGTGGTGGCAATGCTTTCAGGAGACACTGATGTGAGCACTGAAGTTTCGAGGCCTGGTTACTTAGTTGATTGGAAATTCAACGATGTCAACACCTTAATGAGTCAAATTGAACAAGGGACAACTGATCCTACCTTGTATGACTCATGTTCAAGTACAAGCATAGTAGCAGATGCAATGCCATCACAAAGAGAAAGACAAACTCATCCAATGCTTCAAGACAATGGTCAGTGAAGTTGATGGAGCAAGGGCTTGGGAGTGAAACTAACAGCCCTTGTTATGAAGTTATGCTTTTCTGTTTATGAACAGAGTTACACCTTATTTTTGTTCTGTTTATCCTTGCTTATTTATTTGTGTCATAAAATTTGAACTGAGATAATCTGGTTTGGGGGTTGAGAATGGAAACTACACTGTCCAATCTCAATTAATAGTTACCAACTTTCTTGTTATGatgtttgaaaataaaaaaacaagacTCAGTTTACCTACTTTAGTTACCAATAAATAAAGTACAATCACCAACtttctattttgaaaataaaaccaATATTAACTAATGTCATGGGAGTATAATCAATATTCATGACAGGcacaaataaagaaataaacaatGTAGAATGGGGAGATATACAATGTGAAGCACCAGAGTCCAAAACCCATGTAGAAGATGACATACCTAAAATGCTAGTGGATGGTTGACCTACAAAAGAAGAGACAGACATGACATTATTAGGTTTAGTAAGGAACTTATGAAACTACTCTGAGAGAGCAGCAAAATCATAAGAGCCAGATGGAGGAACATTTGCAGCAATACTAAATTGTGGAGGTTGTATTTGGTTGTAAAGCAGTGGTTGATTATCCATATGAGGAGGTTTAGATTGATTTTTCTGTTGTTTTTTAGCACGATTCGCAAACTCAGGACACTGATCTTTTCAATGACCTTTCTATTTGTAGCTCATCAATCTCAAATTTTGTGTGAAATTGTTCTCTTCGGGAGGAAATAGTGTAGTAGAATGCCATTCCTTGACATAGACTTGAGACAAATTTTATATGTTAACAATTCATTAACCACAAAATCAACTGAAGGAAGAGCAATGCAATATAGAACCATGAAGTATATATCCTCAAAATCACTACAAAGAGCCAGTAAAAATTGAACCAACCATTGTTCCTCCCTATGAGTGATATAAGGTGCAAAAGCACGTTACTCATCTGATTTGGTGAGTGCCAAATTCAGACTCAAGCTTGGGTGAAGAAAAGACTTATCTTCTTGAATGGGTACTAAAACTAGATTCTTTTCTAAATAAATTTCTGTTACCAAAAGTTCAATAACATTATTGTGGACGATGTCCCACatggaataaatggtagagattgagccatatataagaacatggactactccactcattgccaattggttttgagatggaaccccatgattctcaacatggtatcagagccatatcccttATCCAATCCGTATACGGTTCAAGATTGATGAGCAAAAAAATAGCCATCATCTTACCAATTGGTTTTgatatggaaccccatgattctcaacaaacATTATGAATTCAACAGGGAAGAAGTGAGGAGAACCATAAGAACAGCTTTCTTATGCACTCAAGCATCACCTGCAGCTCGTCCATCAATGTCAAGAGTGGTGGCAATGCTTTCAGGAGACACTGGAGCACTGATGTTTCGAGGCCTGGTTACTTGGTTGATTGGAAATTCAACGATGTCAGCACCTTAATGAATCAAATTGAACAAGGGACAACTCATCCTACCTTGTATGAATCGTGTACAAGTACAAGCATTGTTGAAGATGCAATGCTATGACAAAGCGATAAGCTAACCCATCCAATGCTTCAAAACATCAACAACTAGCCAAGTTGATAAAGATGTTTCATAAAATTGGATGGACTATGCCTATGATTTTCTGTTTATGAACAACTCAAGTATGAGTTGCAcctcatttttgttttgttcatGTTTAGTACTACTCCATAGTTTTGTTTGTATAATAGGATATTGATTCTATGAATCAACCTTGTCTTGTACTTGGTAGGATATTAGAAATTTCATCTAATATAATTAAGCTTAACCTATTTTGATGAATCCATCATCTCTTATGTCTTAAGTTTTACAGGCTAGACATTTTTCAAGTACATGTTTTCTACAAGGTAATTACTGCTTATAGGGGTTAAAAATGTCACAACCACCCTATGTAAAAGTTGGATTTTGAttggaaaagaaaaaagtaaagaaaatgattgaaaaaagaaaagttaaaaaaaaaatcccatctTTGGTCTAGAATGAAAAATTGTACGACAAAAAActtgatttaataaaaaaaaattatagctgaaaatttttttttttttacatttttcttatgggtaaataccattttggatcctctgttttacaaaagttaccaattagaccctgtgttttgttaaatgacaaaatggaccatgtattttctaaaatagtacaaataggaccctgaattgattttttgtcaaaataaagtttaattataatctgatctaaaagtactatatgacaaaactatttacattttttgtatctgttcgtattaagcattgtcttcaagttggttgtattaaaaaaaagtcatcaaaaattaagctcaaggtcctatatttactattttagaaaatacagggtccattttgtcatttaacaaaacacagggtccaatctgtaacttttacaaaacacagggtctaaaatggtatttttacatCATAATTTAGGACATCTATTTTTAATAAAGTGAGTTATATTATACATTTGTATTACTTATTTGTATCTCTATTAGAGATGTTTTAAGGGCTAGTTTAGTACGTTATATTAGATTGTattacaagaaatgtcacttttgccagcacatttttgtgctgacaaaagttagtattgcgctggtaaaatagaatttacctaTGATGTATTGGTAAAaggggttggcaaatcaatgttggtattagaacttttgctagcataaaataaaaagtgctgGCAAAAAAGACTTTTCCTAGCGCGtaaatgtgctggtaaaagttagattttagccgcTGCAAATGttcgctggtaaaactttgatctctttgccagcgcagtttgtgaaatgtgctggtaaaagtaaattacttttaccagcacagtagcgaactgtgctggtaaaagtgacatttcttgtagtattatattatattaaattagattatatcatatttttttatgtaatactattttaaatttaaatttatactaaaatattatatatttaagtacTTATAACAATCAataccatatatataatttcttataaaaatattacataaaatacaatttaatataatattatataacatGAATAAAATTGTTCAGCAGTAGCTGCTTCTTTcatcaattagtttatttaactcgaaaaaataaagttaaaagtGGGAACAAATTCATAACGACCATTGCCATGTGAATACGGCGTCGTTTAGATTCAAAAATCGAGAAAATGTACCATTTGACACGTGTGAAGACACGAAGTTAAGCTGAGTAGATTTACAGCCGTTGATCTTGCTCAAAACCACTAAACCGTTAGATTTGCAGCACGTGTCTTGGAGTCACACAAAAATTTCTGGTACGTAAAAGCcgtcttctttctcttcctcctGAGTTTTCTACCTGTTCTTCCACTTCCTCTTCTGTAATTAGCTGAAACCCTCCAAAAATTTGCTTGATTTTCACTATTTGTTAGTTTAAAAACTCAAAAAGTTGAAGCTTTCAGCTCAAAACGAAGTACCTTTACAGCAGGTATCATTATTTTGATCATATATATTCTGTtgtctatgtatatatatgtatattttaaagtCAAATTGGAGCTTTTTTTTCGGTATGTGACCATTTATGAGGATTTGTagtaaatttttgttttttggggagtttattaatttaattgttttttcttttattttagggTTTTTATTTAATGACTGAAAAATCTGAGGCTGAGGATCTTGACCTCAATTCCGTTGTCGTTTTAAGTGAGCTTACAAATGAGATTAATGGAGCTAATAACCAAGCAGGAGCTGTAATAATGGAGGTTGATACTTTGAATGGCGAAACAAACGAGGTCAGGGATGGTGGTGTGTCCAAGAAGAGTTTGGAGAGTGAGGTGAATGATGCTGAGAATGAGAAAATGGAAGATCTTTCTTCAAAGAAAGATGAAGGTACAGATTGTGGTGGAAATGTCGGGGTTTCATTGGATGAAGCCATTGGTGCAAGTGAAGCTGAAAAAgacaaagaaaaggaaaaagctTTTGATGATGAGGAAGAAAGAAATGAGGATGTGAAGAAAGGGGCTTCTGTTGTGGACCTTCCTAGTTCTAATGTTGATGAAAATTCGAGTGTTTATGAATGTGTTGAGGCTGCTGATTCTGTTTCTGATGTTGTTAAGCCTCAATCTCCTGGAACTACTGAATCTGCAGGGCATTTAATAGAGGATACTGTGGTTGGGTTGGAGAAGAAAGCTGAGCTTTTGCCCCAAATAGACAATGGGAAGGAACTACCTGAAAGGGTTCAAAAGGAGGAGCTGAATTTTGAAGTTCATTTAGAGGCACAGAGCAAGGAAGACATGACAAAGGCTTCCAAGAGTAGTGAGAATGAATCTAAATCTTCAAAAATCGTCAATGATTTAAGCCCACTGGTGTATTCTAGAGGAAATGTTAAGTCAGAAGCTGCCTTTAAACCGGAATTCGCTGTTGGTGATTTGGTATGGGGGAAAGTGAGGAGTCATCCATGGTGGCCTGGCCAGATTTGTGACCCTTCAGCTGCATCACGAAAGGCGAAGAAGCATTCGAAAAGAGATGGTTATTTGATAGCCTATTATGGAGATTATACATTTGCGTGGAATGATGTTTCTAGGATGAAACCGTTTCTTACACATTTCTCACAAATGGAGAAGCTAAGCAGTACTGAAGATTTCCATGATGCCCTCGATTGTATTTTGGAAGAGGTTTCAAGACGGGTTGAGTTTGGACTGGCTTGTTCTTGCATACCTGAAGAAGTATATGCCAACCTTAAAACTCAAATAATTATCAATGCTGGTTTAGAAGAAGATAAATGTAGGGTAGATGGTGGAGATAGGCTTTTAACTGTAGATTCATTTGAACCTATTAAGCTTGTTGAGTATGTTAAAGAATTGGCCCAAGTTCCTTGTGGTGTAACTGAGAAGCTAGAACTCACTATTGCTCGGTCACGGTTATTGGCCTTCAATCGCAGTAAGGGCTATTCCCAGCTGCCGGAATTCAATATGCTTGGTGGGCTCTTGGAGAATGATGCTGACATTTTGTTTTCTGGAAGGACACAACATTGCAGTGAAGTGATTGGGGCTGTTGATTTGCAACAAAAGGATGATAATGTTGATGCATCAATCTCTTataaagaaaaaccaaaaagtCAAGGCGAATCATCCCTTAAAAGAAAGCAAGTGTATGGCGATAGCGCACTTCCAAGTAAAAAGGAGAAAATAGTGAAGGATTTTGCTGATGAGAAGCATTTGACAACTCCTGTCAGAAAAAGTGGTTTGGAAAGCAAGCTTAGTAGTAAGAAACGTAAAGTGGGCGAAGTGATGTCTGAAGATTTGGCTGTGAATAAAAAGAAAACCATGGCTAGTGTGGATGATAACAATTCTCCACAGCTCCCAAAACCAACTTTCAGGGTAGGAGAGAGCATCCGCAGGGTTGCCAGCCAACTAAACGGGTCCAGTCCAATTCTTAAGAGTGGAGATGTCATCTGTAAAAGTAAAGCGAACATTTTGCCTGAAGAATCAAAACCCGAAAAGCTGGAAACCGAGGAGTGTCCTGATGATAAGCTGTCTCAGCTCTTTTTGGCTGCCAGGGATCCCAAGAGGGTAAACAACTCTTCCATGATCACTTTCTTTTCAGAGTTTAGGAGTACTGTTTCCTTAGGATTGCCCAGTTCAGAAATTGAGGCCTTAGGATTGCCCAGTTCAGAAATTGAGGAGTCTCTGGAGAAAGTGTTTGGTAGTAAGACTGTGAAAAAATTAACCAAGCGTGGAAGAAAATCTAACATGCCTGGATTCACTGAACTACCTTCACCAGAGATGATGAAAGAGTCCTACTGGTCTGATAGAATAGTTCGAAGCATTCCTGAGCCTGAAGATCGAAATGAAATTGAGGACCTTCTAGCTGCAAAATGTAGAGAGAAAAAGATTGACAACTCTGCCATAAAACCGCCACAAAATCCCCTTGAACAGCAAACTGATGATGAGAATATCGAAATGGAAGTGGAGAAGAGTGATAGTTTTATCGATGATAACTATCCAACAGCGCTGATTTTGAACTTCACAAACTTGGATTCGGTTCCTACAGAAACCAACTTGAACAAGATATTTAGCCAATATGATTCTTTGAAAGAATCAGAGACCCAAATCTTCAAGAAGAGCAGCCGTGCCAAGGTGGTTTTTGGTAAACGTTCTGATGCTGAAACAGCTTTCAGTAGTGCAGGAAAATACAGTACATTTGGACCCTCACTTGTGAGCTACCGCCTCAAGTATTTAAAATCAACACAACAAAGTAAAGCTTCTCCAAGTCCGAAGAAGAGGAGCAAAAAAGGGACTGAATCTGTTGAGGAGGGTGCAAATTTGATCCAACAAACTCAGAAAGTTGATGAAGATTGAACAATAATAAGTCATGCTACTTATGGTTTCATGGGTTTATAGAACCGAAGAGTGTCTTAGAGAGTGGAGATGAATTCTTTCCTAGGACAGTTCCCCCTGTTAGTTTAGTTCAGCCACTCAAGTCTACAACATGTTTATTTCTTTAGTTGTATGGCTTActgcttttatttttattttatttcacttTGTTACTACGGTTTTCCTCCGCCATAAGTGAGGCTCCCTAATTAATTTGGTAGGAGATCAAGCACCTTCTTGACCTTtgtctctttttcaaaaaaaaaatgctacttATGATTtcatatttgaaattatttgtttcttaaaAAAGATTACTTAATAGGAAGGATTAATGATTGGTTAGATGATGATTTGCAGAGTTCTTGGGGATGGATGTTAAGCCATGCTGAACATGTCTACAAGGTAATTTGTAAGTAACATGTTTTCAATGCATAATCATAAAAGCTCATGCATGTACTTTATTTTGAGTCTTATTGCTGACATTTTAATACAACCCTGTTTGTAGAGAACTAAAGAATATCAATATCATTTCATTGAAGGACTTAAAACTAGCCAATTTTCAATGGCTTATACCTGTATGGGCTATGAAGTTATACTCATTTCCTTTTAACACTGATCTGAGCTTCAACAAGTTAAATGGACAAATTCCAGACTCTCTTTTCAACATGACTAAACTTTTTgatttgtaatatatatattttttctagcTCCTTGATTGAATTATATCATGTTCTTCATGACACGGCTACTATATTATAATATCAGAGCAAagtataatattgttatttctaACCAGGTTGCTTGGAAACAATAACCTACATGGTACCTTGCCCAACAAAAGAGGGAATCTCTTCTCAATATGTAAGCTAATCACAAGAGTTATGGCAATGATTTTGAAATTGACACTCTTCTTAATTGTGATCTATATGTTTTATGCTTGCAGAGATGTATCGTACAATAATCAGGTAACCAAAGCTTGAATTTGAATTGGTCAATATGGTTTGACATTTGCTTAGGCATAGCAAGAGGTTTAGCTTACCTTCATAAGGAGTCAAGAATTCGAATTGTACACCGAGATGTCAAGTCCAGCAACATTCTTCTTGACTCTGATCTCGTCCCCAAAATGTCAGACTTTGGTTTTGCAAAACTTTATGATGATAGGACTCGTATAAGTACAAGACTCGCGGGAACCTTGTAAGACTTTCTTTAAGATAAGACTTTGTTTTGTGCTTCTTTTTTCACTCAACTTTTTCATTTTGGAGTTGTGGCATTAGAAATCCTTACTGGCAGACCAAATTCATACTCAAGCTTGGGTGACGAAAAGACCTATCTTCATGAATGGGTACTAAAActagattcttttaattttttatagagATATCTGTAGGAAGAAAACTCCAATGAACACACCCGAAAGCATTTCACAGAACTCAGTACCAACACACACACAAGAATTCAATGAATTTCTAAgcttttattctcttttaaaATGAGCTTATTACAAATGACATGAAGTAGTTAAGTCTGACAGCTCATTACAACACAATGACATTACTTAGTCACCAAATCTAACAATGTCATACTAAATGAACATAGACTTTTTAAGACTTCAATTgttctctattttattttttcatttctcATAATATCATTTTACATTATCAACTTTCTTATCTCTCCATACATTTTATCATTGTTTTTTAGCTCAATAGGCTTGGGATCTCAATGAAGAAGATTGTGAAATAGAACTTGTTGACTCAAAACTATCAGAAGAATTCAACAGGGAAGAAGTGAGGAGAACCAAGAGAATAGCTTTCTTATGCACTCAAGCATCACCTGCAGCTCGTCCATCAATGTCCAAAGTCGCGGCAATGCTTTCTGGAGATACTGATGCGGGAGGCACTGAAGTTTCGAGGCCCGGTTATTTGGTTAATGAGACAGATTGAACAAGGGACTGATCCTATGCTATATATATGTACAAGTACAAGCATGGTTGCAATGCCATCATCAAGCCATAATAATCCAACTCATCCAATGCTTCATTACATCAATAATGAGCTGTGAGGTTGATAAAGATTGTTATTACAaatcaaaaatacaaattagtTGCATTTGAATGAAACTAACAACACTTGTTATGTATGTTCATGTTTAGTTAGTAGTCTTCATAGTTTTGATTAGTTTTGTATACCAATTCAAAGTAAAGTTGGGAGTTAATGTGATCTCTGATTTGGTAAAGTTGAGAAATTTCAATCCATGGTGGATGTGATCTACAAAAAAAGCATTATATAAATATTCTTAAAGGGGATAATTGCGGCATAAGTCCCCAAAAAGTCCAGTTTGATACAAATAAATcctcaacctcaaaaattggcggtGATAGTCCCTAAGGTCActatttttgtttgtccgttaCTACCTAAGTTAACTGTTCCGTTTGTGTATTTTAATATGCAACGTGTTGAAGTATTAGTGGTCTACATCATaattttaactaaaaataatttaaaaaataaaaaattaataaaaattaaaaacatcaattatttttttcattttttttttcagtttttttcagttttcttcttcatcttcttctatcTTCTTCTTATCTCCAGCCAACCTCGATCCCAACCCCTACCCAACCCACACGACAGACTGTAATGCTCCGGCTACCCTCGACCCAAATGGACTACCGAGAATCCAGAAACCCCCAAAGCTCTCTCAGTCTCCATCTCCTCAATCGTGCCGAGGTTGGGTTGTTCTTCCGCCATTGACGAAGCTTTGCCTTTCGTTGTCAAAAATGGAGGCCACCACCACAGATCTAGCCTTCACAGTCGAAGACCACCAAGAGTTCATCTCCTCCTCGAGATACACCACAGATCTGGCCTTTATGGTTGAAGGTGAACCTAGATCTATGCGAACCCAAATCCCCTCATTCTCCTTGTCGTCCCAACTTCGTCGTCGACCCAAGAGACTCCCAACAGGTTTCAAATATTCTAGTGAttgaacatattttttttaagtatgcATTTAGAATTGTTTGAGTGATTGagcattgattttttttttctgtaattGTTTGTGTAGATTTTTTTCTGTGAAAAAAGATGAGTTGTATATGTTTCTTAAGGAGGTGATTTTTTAGACTTAAAAATGGTTATTGATTTAGAGATTgagttgtatatttttttttaggaagATGATGAATTTTTGATTGCTGTTGTATATTGCTGTTGGAGAAGAAACTAAAAAAAGATGAATTGTATATTGCTATTGGggaagaaactaaaaaaaaaacagaaaaaaaatgaaaaaatattaatgtttttaatttttatattattttttaatttaaattatgatttGAACGAATAATATTTCAATACGTAGCATTTTTAACATACACAAACGTATCCGTTAACTTAGGTAGTAATGGACAAACAAAAATGGTGAggggtaaatagcggcataagtaccaaaagttttaagtttgtaagtggcataatcccaatgtttatttttagtggcataagtacccaatgtttgtaaaactgtaaattttctctaattttgtccGTACAAACACTGTTATTTTCTTAAACAAGCCACATATAAGGTCTAGATTCTTGATCATTGGGTCTAGACAGAAACGTGCAGTATCCGTTACTTCTAAATGTtcctttaataaatttaaaacggagTCTGTATTGACAAAACtgaagaaaaattacagttttacaaacattgggtacttatgccgctaaaaataaacattgggtttatgccgcttataaacttaaaattttggGTACTTATACCGCTATTTACCCTATCACCGCCAATTTTTGAAGTTGATGATTTATTTACATCAAAGGGACTTTTTGGGGGCAATTATCCCTTCTTAAAGAGACCAAATAAATTCGATGCCTCACCCATTATAGCAAGAGAATTTATTCATAACGGCactttaccattttttttaaactatttttacgtttttattttataattttcaattcaataaaacttaatttatataaatatcacttttgatttacacaaataaATTCTTCCTGCGTAtacaaatgaaaatgaaaagaatTCACATTAGCTAAcatgaaaaaagata
Encoded here:
- the LOC115709164 gene encoding probable LRR receptor-like serine/threonine-protein kinase At1g56140 isoform X3 produces the protein MFLFIHLNLRLSMSGGASSSPAFNNNTYYTILCLLLINVLIPSLTTKAQNETKLTSTPPSEVRALNLIFEQWNIRAESNEWNISGEPCSGFALDESPPITDTSYNPFIKCDCTFNSGTICHITRMKVYALSVVGPIPEELWTLTFLSDLNLAQNLLSGSLSPSIGNLTNMQYLSLGINALSGEVPKELGQLTELISLSFSSNNFSGPLPQELGNLSKLEQLLLSEISNGSSSLAFIANMKSLSVLVLRNISITGSIPSNIGEHKDLTQLDLSFNKLNGQIPNSLFNLSSLNALFLGNNNLNGTLPQRKSASLLTIDVTYNNLVGSIPSWVNNQQNLDINLVGNNFTIDNSNNRTLFTKLNCLQKNFPCNRDRPLYYNFGINSGGNEIRSSTDNLVYEKDDEALSPAAHFVTSSERWGVSNVGLFAGNSNATYTSNSLSQFQNTLDPELYQTTRLSASSLRYYGLGLQNGNYTVKLQFVETAFDYPSSWKSLGRRMFDIFIQGKLEIKDFDIRKEAGAVSLRAVQKEFKARVSENYLEIHLYWAGRGTCCIPAQGTYGPSISAISATPDFEPTVSNIPPSNKKNRTGLIVGIIVGAVTFILLSVVVAFYVVQRRKKSQMNDDEEFLGMDVKPFTFGYAELRTATNDFDSSNKLGEGGFGPVYMGTLEDGRVIAVKQLSVTSHQGKSQFVAEIATISAVQHRNLVKLYGCCIEGEKRLLVYEYLENKSLDQALYGKKSLNLNWSTRFDICLGIARGLTYLHEESRLRIVHRDVKSSNILLDSDLIPKISDFGLAKLYDDKKTHISTRVAGTIGYLAPEYAMRGHLTEKTDVYAFGVVALEIVSGRPNSDSSLGEEGAFLLDLAWDLHEKDREIELVDSKLSEFDAEEVRRTIGVAFLCTQTSPVARPSMSRVVAMLSGDTDVSTEVSRPGYLVDWKFNDVNTLMSQIEQGTTDPTLYDSCSSTSIVADAMPSQRERQTHPMLQDNGQ